In the Nocardia asteroides genome, GAGGCAGTGCGCAGGTTCAGCAGTGGGTCTTTGACGCGCAGTTCGAAGAGGGCCCACAGTAGGAAGATCACCACGGTGGCGGCGAAGAGTCCCAGCGTGGTGGTGCTTCCCCAGCCCCAGTCGGCGCCTTTGGAGACAGGCAGCAGCAGGGCGACGAGTCCGAGGGTGAGCCCGAGCGCGCCGATCGCGTCGAAGCGGCCGGGGGTGCGCTGGGTGCTCTCGGGGACGACGGCGAGGATCGCGGCCATGGCCACCGCGCCGAGGGTGGCGGCGCCGAAGAACAGCCAGTGCCAGTCGAGGTTCTGGGCGATGAGCGCGGCCAGCGGTATCGCCATCGCGCCGCCGACACCGATGGAGCTGCTCATCAGCGCCATGGCCGATCCTTGCCGCTCGCGAGGCAATCCATCTCGAATGATGCCGATGCCGAGCGGGATGACGCCCAACGCGAAGCCCTGAACGGCGCGGCCCACGATCATGAGCACGAGGTCGGAGGTGAACCCGGAGATCAGCGAGCCCAGCACCATCAGCCCGAGGCTGACGAGGACGAGGCGGCGCTTGCCGTAGAGGTCGCCGAGCCGCCCCAGGACCGGAGTGGCGGCCGCGCTGGACAGCAGCGTCGCGGTAATCACCCAGGCGGCGTTGGACGACGTGGTGTCCAGCAGTCGCGGGAGATCGGCGATGACGGGGACGAGCAGGGTCTGCATGACGGCGACGACGATGCCGCTGAATGCCAGGACGGGGACGAGCCCGCGCCCTGCGGGAGTTCTGGCGGCCGCAGGGGCCGATATGGCCGATGCGGACACCGCGACGTCACTCCGGGGTGGTGCGTCGTCACCGAAAGTGCCACGGTCGGTGGTCAGTAAGGCTTTATTCATGCGGGGGTGCTCCGGGGGTGGTGCGAATGGCCGGTCGCTCGGCGCTTTGCCGTTGCCGGCGGCGACGTCGGCCAGTTCGTCGAGCGAGTGTCAGGCATGATCGGGGGTGGGCCCAGGAAAGGCCGCGGGAGATGGCTGACGGCGCGGGACGCCGACGGATTCGCGGTGCCGGGCGGCCGGCGGTGCCGGACGCCGCGG is a window encoding:
- a CDS encoding MFS transporter, which produces MSASAISAPAAARTPAGRGLVPVLAFSGIVVAVMQTLLVPVIADLPRLLDTTSSNAAWVITATLLSSAAATPVLGRLGDLYGKRRLVLVSLGLMVLGSLISGFTSDLVLMIVGRAVQGFALGVIPLGIGIIRDGLPRERQGSAMALMSSSIGVGGAMAIPLAALIAQNLDWHWLFFGAATLGAVAMAAILAVVPESTQRTPGRFDAIGALGLTLGLVALLLPVSKGADWGWGSTTTLGLFAATVVIFLLWALFELRVKDPLLNLRTASRRQVLLTNLAAITTGLAFYAVTLVLPQLLQLPESTGYGLGMSMIATGVCASSMGLAMMIAAPLAARLSAARGPKVTLMTGLVLLAVAYLAGTALLGAVWQIVLVAILAGSGVGVAYSAMPALILGAVDQSESGAANGLNTLMRAIGTALSSAVVGVVLASTAQHVGSAEVPTLEGFRISFLIAAGAALLGLVLVAFLPGGQDVRRSAGTVPPFDVNSARRYGDTAEVAADSLE